One window of the Tetragenococcus koreensis genome contains the following:
- a CDS encoding zinc ribbon domain-containing protein, which yields MKYCDHCKMEYPDDQNFCENCGKNLVEKEEVKSDEIICPNCGKENQATAHFCEFCGTNLQEKRTQETKTEPSKFVLAYRAHKKLYNILLIAVVTLLIVGVGLYKYGEIYYSKESQIERYQDLLAENDPEKLADSVVSSDKNFKPTAQNLRVFTNYTKDNKDYSNYISKSLTNENDSSQDLYIKNDGKFFFLFDKYDLVLQPFYFDVDTNVENMELAINDKKEGSSDSEDYNWKVGPLAPGSYQLDGTFENNGNDEKIEQKVDQINRENLSDNGSRELSFAAKKVKFDVNSDISSGELLFNGQSIGTIKDGQLKNANFIWNEDGKLQIKQKMEDLELLSAPLDFDGNNYLEKDYDESQSTFQPESFHILPQTNATSGDFYINGKKVDTIGKENETYSLDVVKTQQPYKVQLKQTFGDSEVSSDEETVNPTDYVDTAAYVTLDVEEEIDEFDIEMLLDDLYFDVSDYTDEDFDFDDAEADALADYFSGGKENEEYVDFKDNFIVPSRKSDKKDYVICYLEEVEDIERTGENSYDVQYVVNYDTNYSDDTDNADQYFRYKKASFVVEDGDLRIKDLGGSDNFEEVSKSDYE from the coding sequence ATGAAATACTGTGATCATTGTAAAATGGAGTATCCGGATGACCAAAATTTCTGTGAAAACTGTGGTAAGAATCTTGTTGAAAAAGAAGAAGTAAAAAGTGATGAGATCATTTGCCCTAATTGTGGGAAAGAAAACCAAGCAACTGCGCATTTTTGTGAGTTTTGTGGGACGAATTTACAAGAAAAACGCACTCAAGAAACGAAAACAGAACCTTCGAAATTTGTTTTGGCTTATCGTGCCCACAAAAAATTATATAATATTTTGCTGATTGCTGTTGTAACTTTACTTATAGTAGGTGTTGGTTTATATAAATATGGGGAAATTTATTACTCTAAAGAAAGTCAAATTGAACGTTATCAGGATTTATTAGCAGAAAATGATCCAGAAAAATTAGCGGATAGTGTTGTTTCTTCAGATAAAAACTTTAAACCTACTGCTCAAAATTTACGTGTGTTTACTAACTATACAAAAGATAATAAAGATTATAGCAATTATATCAGTAAAAGCTTAACTAATGAGAATGATAGTAGCCAAGACCTTTACATAAAAAATGATGGGAAATTTTTCTTTTTATTTGATAAATATGATTTGGTTTTACAACCCTTTTATTTTGACGTGGACACTAACGTCGAAAATATGGAGCTAGCGATTAATGATAAAAAAGAAGGATCTTCTGATAGTGAAGATTACAACTGGAAAGTAGGCCCTTTAGCTCCAGGAAGTTATCAATTAGACGGAACCTTTGAAAATAATGGGAATGATGAAAAGATCGAACAAAAAGTTGATCAAATAAATCGTGAAAATTTGTCAGATAACGGGAGTCGTGAGCTGTCATTTGCGGCAAAAAAAGTAAAATTTGATGTTAATTCAGATATTTCATCGGGCGAATTGTTGTTTAACGGGCAATCGATTGGCACAATTAAAGATGGCCAGTTAAAAAATGCCAATTTTATTTGGAATGAAGATGGAAAATTACAAATTAAACAAAAAATGGAAGATCTGGAACTGCTCTCTGCACCTTTGGATTTTGATGGGAATAATTACTTAGAAAAGGATTATGATGAAAGTCAAAGTACTTTTCAACCAGAAAGTTTTCATATTTTGCCACAGACCAACGCGACAAGTGGGGACTTTTATATTAATGGTAAAAAGGTTGATACAATAGGCAAGGAAAATGAGACATATAGTTTAGATGTTGTCAAAACGCAACAACCTTATAAGGTACAATTAAAGCAAACATTTGGCGATTCTGAGGTCAGTTCAGACGAAGAAACAGTCAATCCCACTGATTACGTTGATACTGCGGCTTATGTAACATTGGATGTGGAAGAAGAAATCGATGAGTTTGATATTGAGATGCTTTTGGATGATTTGTATTTCGATGTTTCAGATTATACCGACGAGGATTTTGACTTCGATGATGCAGAGGCTGATGCATTAGCTGATTATTTTTCAGGTGGGAAAGAGAATGAGGAATATGTAGATTTTAAGGATAATTTTATTGTTCCATCAAGAAAGTCGGACAAAAAAGATTACGTTATTTGCTATTTAGAAGAGGTAGAAGACATTGAACGCACAGGAGAAAATAGTTATGATGTGCAATATGTGGTAAACTATGATACGAATTATAGTGACGATACGGATAATGCGGATCAATATTTTCGTTATAAAAAAGCGAGTTTTGTAGTAGAAGATGGCGATTTGCGTATTAAAGACCTTGGTGGTTCGGATAATTTTGAAGAAGTATCAAAAAGTGATTATGAATAA
- a CDS encoding zinc ribbon domain-containing protein encodes MKYCINCGAQIKEEAKFCPNCGQDQTKSVKEEQTSESFADNETVQQTIALSKSYFGYFMEKLRRPSSDLTGNLTYFGYISMGIYLLLQALLSTMIISRGIGAVNQFLAMMGAYDYGYDPFGTDLVNGVGFSFFLRIFIFYLLALAITVVITYGVERITLKDTVSFNQTVNQLANFLSGINLFLLLFAFGLFIRLFSPIICLIIMLLALSLFQFSIIFAVSHNAQQKKAKIAPFYIVLLIFALNLIINWFLIIATIG; translated from the coding sequence ATGAAATATTGTATTAATTGTGGCGCTCAGATAAAAGAGGAAGCAAAATTTTGCCCAAATTGCGGGCAGGACCAAACCAAATCAGTTAAGGAGGAGCAGACGTCTGAATCATTTGCAGATAATGAAACAGTCCAGCAAACAATTGCTTTAAGCAAAAGCTATTTTGGTTATTTTATGGAAAAGCTGCGTCGTCCGTCTAGTGATTTGACTGGGAATTTGACGTATTTTGGCTATATTTCAATGGGAATTTATTTGTTGCTGCAAGCTTTATTGTCGACAATGATCATTTCAAGAGGAATAGGTGCGGTTAATCAATTTTTGGCTATGATGGGCGCTTATGATTATGGCTATGACCCTTTTGGCACAGATTTGGTTAATGGAGTTGGTTTTTCTTTCTTTTTACGAATATTTATTTTCTATCTATTGGCTTTAGCAATTACAGTGGTTATAACTTATGGAGTTGAAAGAATAACGTTAAAAGATACAGTTTCCTTTAACCAGACTGTCAATCAATTGGCTAATTTTTTAAGTGGTATTAACCTATTCTTGCTGCTCTTTGCTTTTGGGTTATTTATCCGCTTGTTTTCACCTATAATTTGTTTGATTATTATGCTGCTTGCGCTTTCACTTTTCCAATTCTCAATTATTTTTGCCGTTAGTCATAATGCCCAACAAAAGAAAGCAAAAATTGCTCCTTTTTATATCGTTCTTCTCATTTTTGCTTTGAATTTGATTATTAACTGGTTTTTAATTATAGCGACGATTGGTTAA
- the adhE gene encoding bifunctional acetaldehyde-CoA/alcohol dehydrogenase: protein MEKTVQRTEQKVTVDKQTKEEAARKYTDTLVEKALKAEQEFASFTQEQVDKIVNAAALAGSEAALELAHEAVNETGRGVVEDKDTKNRFATENVYHSIKDDKTVGVIGEDKVLGSVKIASPLGVLAGIVPTTNPTSTAMFKSLISLKTRNAIVFAFHPQAQNCSVHAAKIIYDAAVKAGAPKDIIQWIETPSLESTSALIQNPKIASILATGGPGMVNAALKSGNPSMGVGPGNGAIFVDHTADISRAVEDLLLSKRFDNGMICATENSAVIEAPVYDEWLEKIQEKGAYVVPKKDYKKIADFVFNDNHGVNGAVAGMPASWIAEQAGVKLSKGKDVLLFELDAKNIGEKLSSEKLSPLLSVYKAKDRQDGIKIVDDLLNYQGAGHNAGIQIGSQIDPFVEEYGEKTKASRVIINQPDSIGAIGDVYTDALKSSLTLGTGSWGKNSLSHNLSTEDLLNIKTVAKRRNRPQWIRLPEKVYYEENSISYLQDEYEKIERAFIVADPGMVQFGFVDKVYEQLEIRDDPVKTSIYGSVQPDPTLGQTIEIARQMQAFKPDAILAVGGGSALDAAKIARYIYEYSIDQAPGFLDSYEKVSEVFVQLQQKFLDIRKRIVKFHHSEHTKLFAIPTTSGTGSEVTPFAVITDDHTHVKYPLADYELTPQVAIVDPAFVMTVPKRTVALSGLDSLSHALESYVSVLSSNFTRPWALEAIKLIFENLETSYNYDPKNPTLEGEAARENMHYAATLAGMSFANAFLGINHSIAHKIGGEFGLPHGLAISIAMTHVVRFNAATGNVKRTPFPRYEVYRGQKDYAEIARYLGLKGTTDGELVEALCAKIDELMKAVEVEPTLSANGVTKQHFNKSIDQLIDLIYNDQCTSGNPRQPYLEDLRQLLMDQF, encoded by the coding sequence ATGGAAAAAACAGTGCAACGTACTGAACAAAAAGTTACGGTAGATAAGCAAACAAAAGAAGAAGCTGCTCGTAAATATACAGATACATTAGTGGAAAAAGCTTTAAAAGCAGAACAAGAATTTGCTAGCTTTACCCAAGAACAAGTAGATAAAATTGTCAATGCTGCAGCGTTAGCTGGTTCAGAAGCGGCTTTAGAGTTAGCCCATGAAGCAGTCAATGAAACAGGCCGTGGGGTTGTTGAAGATAAAGATACCAAAAATCGTTTTGCAACTGAAAATGTTTACCACTCCATTAAAGACGATAAGACAGTGGGCGTAATTGGAGAAGATAAAGTTTTAGGTAGTGTAAAAATTGCTTCCCCTTTGGGCGTTTTAGCAGGAATTGTTCCTACGACGAATCCAACGTCAACAGCGATGTTTAAATCACTGATCTCCTTGAAAACGAGAAACGCCATCGTCTTTGCATTTCATCCGCAAGCTCAAAATTGTTCCGTGCATGCGGCAAAGATTATTTATGATGCAGCAGTAAAAGCGGGAGCACCGAAAGATATTATTCAATGGATAGAAACGCCGTCGCTTGAAAGTACCTCTGCTTTAATTCAAAATCCGAAAATTGCTTCGATTTTGGCCACAGGTGGACCTGGGATGGTAAATGCCGCATTGAAATCAGGAAACCCATCGATGGGCGTAGGTCCTGGTAATGGCGCCATCTTTGTCGACCATACAGCTGATATTAGCCGAGCAGTAGAAGACTTATTATTATCCAAGCGTTTTGATAACGGAATGATTTGTGCTACTGAAAACTCAGCCGTTATAGAAGCTCCGGTTTATGATGAATGGTTAGAAAAAATACAAGAAAAAGGTGCTTATGTGGTACCTAAAAAAGATTACAAAAAAATTGCTGATTTTGTTTTTAATGATAATCATGGCGTTAATGGTGCAGTGGCAGGCATGCCAGCTAGCTGGATCGCTGAACAAGCAGGCGTTAAACTATCAAAAGGAAAAGATGTTTTGTTATTTGAATTAGACGCTAAAAACATTGGGGAAAAATTGTCTTCTGAAAAATTATCACCACTGCTGTCTGTCTATAAAGCAAAAGATCGTCAAGATGGAATTAAGATTGTGGATGATTTGTTGAATTACCAAGGCGCAGGACACAATGCTGGTATTCAGATCGGTTCTCAGATTGACCCATTTGTTGAAGAGTATGGAGAAAAAACGAAGGCTTCACGTGTGATCATTAATCAACCAGATTCAATTGGTGCAATCGGGGACGTTTATACCGATGCTTTAAAATCAAGCCTAACCTTAGGAACAGGATCATGGGGGAAAAATTCATTGTCTCATAACTTATCAACAGAAGATTTATTGAACATCAAAACAGTTGCTAAACGTCGTAATCGTCCGCAATGGATTCGTTTACCGGAAAAAGTTTATTATGAAGAAAATTCCATTTCGTACCTACAAGATGAATACGAAAAAATAGAACGGGCATTTATTGTGGCTGACCCGGGTATGGTGCAATTTGGCTTCGTTGATAAAGTATATGAACAGCTAGAAATTCGTGATGATCCAGTCAAAACATCAATCTATGGATCTGTACAACCCGACCCTACTTTAGGTCAAACGATTGAAATTGCACGACAAATGCAGGCCTTTAAGCCAGATGCTATTTTAGCAGTGGGTGGAGGTTCAGCTTTAGATGCAGCTAAAATTGCTCGTTACATCTATGAGTATTCGATTGATCAAGCGCCTGGATTTTTAGATAGTTATGAAAAAGTAAGTGAAGTATTTGTGCAATTACAACAAAAATTCTTAGATATCCGTAAACGTATTGTGAAATTCCATCACTCGGAACATACAAAACTGTTTGCCATACCGACGACTTCAGGAACCGGCTCAGAAGTAACGCCGTTTGCCGTTATTACGGATGATCATACCCATGTGAAGTATCCATTGGCTGATTATGAATTAACGCCACAAGTAGCTATTGTTGATCCTGCGTTTGTAATGACAGTGCCAAAAAGAACCGTCGCTTTGTCAGGACTGGATTCATTGTCACATGCTTTAGAGTCATATGTTTCCGTTCTTTCGTCAAATTTCACTCGTCCTTGGGCATTAGAAGCCATTAAGTTAATCTTTGAGAACTTAGAAACGTCTTATAATTATGATCCAAAAAATCCAACCTTAGAAGGCGAAGCTGCTCGTGAAAATATGCATTATGCGGCAACGCTTGCTGGGATGTCATTTGCCAACGCATTCTTAGGAATCAATCACTCGATTGCCCACAAGATTGGCGGCGAATTCGGCTTACCACATGGGTTAGCTATCTCGATTGCGATGACTCACGTCGTTCGCTTCAACGCAGCGACTGGGAATGTTAAGCGCACGCCGTTCCCACGTTATGAAGTCTACCGGGGACAAAAAGATTATGCTGAGATTGCACGTTATCTAGGATTAAAAGGAACCACAGATGGTGAGTTGGTTGAAGCATTATGTGCGAAGATTGATGAATTAATGAAAGCAGTCGAAGTAGAACCAACGCTTTCAGCAAATGGGGTTACGAAACAACATTTCAATAAATCAATTGATCAACTTATTGACTTAATTTACAACGACCAATGTACTTCAGGTAACCCACGACAACCTTATTTAGAAGATTTACGTCAATTATTGATGGACCAATTTTAA
- a CDS encoding nuclease-related domain-containing protein — protein sequence MRKESQDLSWLGAIRKRGPLSNEEEKSYQRSLNGLQGEVAFDQLYRHFLGNETDCLDDVTLEYKGDVLQMDKIFKDKNTIHLADIKNYQGNYVYENNALKLGSTTFANDIIEQARRSRRIFTRLFEDYHLPLEIQNVIVFINDQGRITLYDDLPEIVLNYEEIPGWLMKIRNHTQQSQEFDWQNLIQKYQISSYATSRICSTERLNHLKKGIHCEKCGSFSLKSTRYTFQCLCGHVEIKQIAFLRTICEYGVIMHHLPLKRSEIIKFFGEKYSSDYIKKTLSNYFVPLNADIKDGKYQNYGQPFNYWFENEATRLEKLEKRKNWHSSF from the coding sequence ATGCGCAAGGAGTCACAAGATTTATCTTGGTTAGGAGCAATAAGAAAACGGGGACCTTTAAGTAATGAAGAAGAGAAAAGTTATCAACGTTCATTAAATGGTTTGCAAGGAGAGGTTGCGTTTGATCAGTTATATCGTCATTTTTTAGGAAATGAAACCGATTGTTTGGATGACGTGACTCTCGAGTATAAGGGCGATGTTTTACAGATGGATAAAATTTTTAAAGATAAGAATACTATTCATTTAGCAGATATAAAGAACTACCAAGGGAATTATGTCTATGAAAATAATGCCTTAAAACTAGGGAGTACAACCTTTGCGAATGATATTATCGAACAAGCAAGACGATCGCGGAGAATTTTTACTCGCTTATTTGAAGATTATCATTTACCATTGGAAATTCAAAACGTCATTGTTTTTATTAATGATCAAGGTAGAATCACTCTTTACGATGATCTACCTGAAATTGTTTTAAACTATGAAGAAATACCTGGGTGGCTGATGAAGATACGAAATCACACGCAACAAAGTCAGGAGTTTGATTGGCAAAATTTAATACAAAAATATCAAATTTCATCCTATGCAACTAGCAGGATCTGTTCGACAGAAAGGTTGAATCATTTAAAAAAAGGAATTCATTGCGAAAAATGTGGAAGTTTTTCGTTGAAATCCACTCGTTATACATTTCAATGTTTATGCGGACACGTTGAAATTAAGCAAATCGCTTTTTTACGAACGATCTGCGAATATGGAGTTATTATGCATCATTTGCCGTTGAAACGAAGTGAAATAATAAAATTTTTTGGAGAAAAATATTCTAGTGACTATATCAAAAAAACTTTGTCAAATTACTTTGTCCCTCTAAACGCAGATATAAAAGATGGTAAATATCAAAATTACGGCCAACCCTTTAATTACTGGTT